ataattacaactaaacattgttacaagtaaaaatcaataacaaaattataaattcataaaaatactatacaataaaattatgctTAGGCTGAGAGTAGTCACTAGCTCAGAGTCAGTGAATTCACGAATAATGGTCGATGGTTTGTCACCCTTCTGTTCTTGCACCAATTTGTTGCCATCCAGAGTGAAGACGCTCTTCACTTTGCGACCATCAAGTGTCTCTTCATCGAATTCCTCGCCCAGCTTGAAGTTGACCGTAGTTGTCTTAAAGGTTGAGGTAGTGGTGAAAGAGTAATTATCACCATCCTTCTTCAGTTCAACGGTGGGGCTGACACTGTTACCCATTTTGCGTAGAACCATACCGACACCCAATTCCTTCATGTATTCGTc
The Anastrepha ludens isolate Willacy chromosome X, idAnaLude1.1, whole genome shotgun sequence DNA segment above includes these coding regions:
- the LOC128869929 gene encoding fatty acid-binding protein, muscle-like; translation: MIPTDCDDNNKMFVITRGMSAKNNTMVDKENYNSHSKSGQLHIWDFNFQPNFDEYMKELGVGMVLRKMGNSVSPTVELKKDGDNYSFTTTSTFKTTTVNFKLGEEFDEETLDGRKVKSVFTLDGNKLVQEQKGDKPSTIIREFTDSELVTTLSLSIILLYMKQEKFTIPGPVMDFISPDTFE